The DNA segment GTAAGGACAgacttgaagaataaaaatgatgttgAGGGCACCAATCTGTGAGGGAGGTTAGGaatcccttccctcccccaaacCAAAATTAATGGACAGTCTTCTTCATAGCTTCTTCATTACATTCAAGCTGAGTTATTCACTCTCCTACGTTATTACTTGCTATATAGCCAAGAGAATATCTGTTATTTCCTGGTGATTACCAGTGCAGGAGAACAGTGGATCTTACTGTACTTGTGGCTGGCTATGCAGGGTTCAAAAGACCAGTGTCTTTTTGAGGGGAAGTGACCtctaatttgtaaaatttttctccatcttttaaaTTCTTGAACTTATTTTGGAATCATCTCATGATCCTTGTGTGCCTCTTTGTGAAACCCTATTTAACAATTTCAGGGGAGACAAAGCCTTGAAACTTTCTTTTCACTAACCCAAGACTCTAAAAATGGACAGGCTGACCTCAGTGTTTCCAAATTCAGAATTTTGATAAGGGTAGGTTTGGAGAAAGATGGGTGCCCTGTGTCTCTTCTATAAAGCCTCCTTCAGGCTTGTCCTATTCAATGAATATCCAGCACTAGGTGCAGCTCCATCACCCTCTTGTGTGTTTACATGTCTTTTCCTATGATAAGAGGGTTTTATTGGTGGCACCGCTACTGTTGTGTTTATTGAATAGTGCAATATCTTTGACATCTTTGGATAtttcaggaaggaaggaggttcAAGGGGCTGTGCTTTCCAAGTTATGTTTTATAGAAGTGTTTAATTTCTTGCAGCTCCACCTCACTGCTGCATTTGAAGCACAGCATTAATTTGTGTTCACCCCTTTATTTGATGTAATTTGAAGAGTTGTGTTTTTAACCTGGTCTGTAGAACAGAGGTTGAAAGCATTTGACTCTCACTCAGTATCCACATTGCCTTGCTGCCTGGGTATCTGACTGCtttccataaacatttatttttcaatccatCTAACTCTTCAATAGAAAGCTGCTATTACATATATTGTCATTTATGAAGGAAGTCGGAGAGTCACAGCTTTACTTGTGACAGGTTTTGTCTTAGACTTTGATACCCACCAGCCAGGGTATCTTACAAGCAAGTTGCTCTCCCAGgactttcctttccctctgcccTGCCATTCCTTTTACAATGCTGTGAAGACAGTTTGCCTCCTCAGATGAGTGGGCACTATCTATTTTGTTTGTTAGTGAATAATTTTGAGAATTAGATGGGAGGATATAATTTCTTCCCCTAGCACCTATTTGGATATGTACATTCTGACTAAAGGGAGATCCTTAGTTTAGttcaaaatatattgtttctcctgaatttcattctttactttttctaaCTTTGGGTCCATGTTTTTCATTGCCGTCCCTTCCAGGCAGCTCTATTCTTCCAGAGCCATggcagaacattttaaaattccagtagaaaacaccaaaaagaaaGTCTGTAGAATCACTAGTAACTAACTATTGGGAACCTATTTTCTCAATCTTCCTCCATGTTGTGCTCTTTGTATTCTCGAGATgataatatattatgtatttgaattgctgaaaaattgaaaatgaagtttaagatatatgtatataaagcgTATGCTGTATTGGTGCAATAATggtaattaaaaatatggaaaaataaaaaaaaacttttataataCCCATTTCTCCTGGCTGTATGTGTATGTTTACCTGCCTGTGTATGTGTTCACTAGGGTGCAagtcttttttttggtactggacattgaaccaagggacacttaacaactgagccacaccccttgccctttcctttttttattttgagacagggtcttgccaagttgcttagggcttagggcttagggcttcactaaattggcAAGGCTGGCTGGCCttcaacttttgatcctcctgcctcagcctcccaaactgctggcaTTATGGACATGTACCATCTCTGGGCTAGCTCACCCACCTGGGTGCAAATTTCTTTAAGGCAGAGGTTGAGTCTTTTCAGTTGtttatccccaaccctttccctCTGCCTAGCACTTAGCAGACCACACTAGCTCCAGGCATCCCTCAGAGCTACATCAGATCTCACCTACCTCTGGGAACTAGGCACCTGAACCCTCTGGGGCTGTGCTGTCCCCTCATACCTTCAGCTACCGTTTTGACACCCCACCACCAGTGTGCCTTCCAGCTGGACCTTAGAACCCCTTTTTGGAAGCGGAGCCAGGAAGCCTGCGCTGGCCTGCCCCATGCTGCAGCATGCTCTAGGTGTCTTGTGGAGCTGCTGTCTGTCTCTGCCTTGGTTTACCTCGTTAAGACAGCTTTCCCAACAGGATCTCAAGGTCAATTCAGTTTCTAGCACAGGATGGCTTCTGCCCATGCATGTGTCTGATCTCCCATAGGGATGCCATCTTCCTGGAAGATTATCTTATATCCAAGTTCTCCTCAGGACCAAAGACAAGGGCATCTTCTTCCACTTCTTTGTGTACACATCTCCCAGATGATAGCTTCCTGCATGTTTGGCCTGAGGGACACACGTGACTCTGGTTCATTTGCAGAAGGGGCAGAACATAAGGCCCTTGGGGAAGGTGGGCATTGCCTGGGTCTCCATGGGGCTTTCAGGAGCAGGGGTAGTTCTGTCTGGGAGCCTGTATCCCTGAAGGGACCATCAGCTCATCCACTGATTCTCCCTAGTGTTAAGACTGGGATGGGTTcagcagagaaagaagaggggCTAGTGGCTCAGACAGTATGGAAGGAACAGAGCTGGTGGCCAGCTGGAGTGTCCTGTGGACTACACTGGTGTCACAGTGTCTGTACTCTCTATATTGTCCTGTGCATTTCCATCCTGAAGTTGCCTGGGGGGAAGGCCAAGCTCTCTGTTATGCTAAGTGGTTTGAGTGAGGGAGAGCGCTGGGGTTAAGGGCTCAGGTGCTGGAGGAGGCACTCTATTCCCAGGGGCCAGTGTGATGATGGTGATTGGAGTTAGAAGGATGGAGTTAATGGGTGGGGGTGAGAAGTCTGAGTCTGTCTGGAAAGGCTGCTGGCCCCTGGCTGCTCCGCACTGCCAGCTCTCCTCAAGCTCTCTGCAGAATGAGGGGCATCTGTAAGAAAGCTTGCATGGGTGGCCCTGGAACACGCTCACTTCCCCCAAGGCTCTCAGCCTCTCCCACCAGAGCCTGGAAGAAGTTTTACAGACTTGCCTAATCTTTGGCAGGGGTACAGGGTCAAACACATGAACACCCTGTCAATAACTAGGGACCTGTTTTAGAAGCAGAGATATTTTCTCCCGAGGCGCTGCagggatgggtgtgtgtgtgggttcaCTGCTGTGACAGGGACAGTCCGCAGCCATAGGCTGGAAGACTTCACTCTTAAGGCTCCAGGCAACGTCAGAAACCAGGGGGTTATAGCCGGAGGGAGCCATCCTGCACATCCTCTCCAGCAAGAGTAGGAGGATGGCGCTGCAGTGGTGGCAACACTGGCTGCTTCCGGGTGCGGGGACGTCGCTGCAGTGATGGGGGAGACTCGCTTGGAGTGAGTGGTCACTGAAGTGACCACAACTGCTAAAGGTACCCTGCAGAAATGGGGGAGGTTTTCTGCAGTAATTAAGGAGCACTCTGTAGAGGACAGGGGCTGGCTTCTTGGAGGAACAATCCTACTGTGGTGGGGAGCTGGGGTTCGCTGCAGTGAGAAGGGAGGGTCACTGCAGTGACGGGAAGCCTACCCAGGGCGGGGAGTAGGTGGGATGGCTGGTGTCGCTACATTGTTGGGGGTCGCAGACTGAGCGGCTCTGCGCGCTCAAAGGATGCCTCGCCTCGCCAAGGATTGAAGGGGTGGGGCCTCAGAGGCCTGGGTCCCGCACTGATGCGGGCTGTGCGGCGGCCCGAACGCGGTCCCCGCACTGCGGTGCACTGCCGGGCTCCAGCCGCCGGGGCTGGAGCCGAGGCGCTACCGCGCCCGCAGGAGGGGGAGCGCGGCCAGTCGCAGCGGCGGGCGGGGCGGAGGCGGGCGGCAGGGGTGGCCTCTGGGAGCGGGGGCGGGACCACCACCAGCACTGCCCGCGCCCCTGCCAGGATCACAGCGACCGCCGCGGGAGTCCCGAGCCGGGTCTCTGCAGGTGTCGGGACTCGGTGCGAACCTGAACTCAGGCTGCACAACGCAGAAGCTGCACAACCCATCCTTGTCGGGTCGCTACGCCCAGAACTCCGCGGAGGAGCCAGGGTGAGATTGGGGCTGCCCGCAGGGAGGGGGCCGATCTCAAGTCTCAGCCCGTGGCATCCTCTGTGGACACCGCGGCGACTGCAGCAGCTCCCCACTCCCAGATCACTCTgccagggtggggaggggtgcaCTGGATGGATCGCACAGACTCTCCGACACCTTTCTTGGTTTGGCTTCCCAAAGACCCCTTCTTTTCGCTTCTCTGTCTCGTTCTTTCTACTCCAAACCCTCCACTCAGGTCTGCAGCCCTTTGCTGCAGTTAAGAACCTGGAGAGATAAAGACTGCAGTCTATTCGactccccatcccaccccctcctctcctgtccctTGCTGGGCTGGGGGCACCTGGGAGGAAGCTGGCCCTTTAAACCTTTGATCCCCACCCAGAGCATCTTCCATCTCTCCACCCGCGCCACTTCCGACAGCTGGCAGCTACGGGGAGCCCCCGGGGGCCGACAGGTACGGGGGTGGCGGTGAGGCCCAGAGCGGGTGATGGAACAGCTGTGACaaccccctacccccacccccagaggAGCCGGCGGCGGGACTGTCGGGCGCCGGGAGCGCCGGTTAATCATTAACCCTCCGCTCCCCGGGACCCCGCGCTGCCCTGAGCTGCGCTCCGCCCCGGCTTCCCAGGTAACGGGCGAAGATGCCCGTGTCGCCATCCCCGCACCTCCCTTTCTTATCTTCCCCTGCCACCTGTCAGCCTGGGGAGAGTCCCGCAGCTCAGCTTTGCGCCCCTTGCAGGCATGCGTCCAGGGTCTGAGTTCAGCTCTTGAGACTGGCTTTCAGGAGCTCCGGGTGCGGCACCCGGGACTTGCGCTGCGCACCCGCTTCACGAAACCCTGCTCCCGCAGGGCCGACTTGTTGGCACCATGCCGGGCCTGTACTGCCCCTCCAGCTGGACGCCGCTACCCCTCACCGACTCCTGGGTCAGGGCCTGCGCCAACGgaccctgcctcagcctgcggGCTCGGCTCACCTACCGCAACCCGCAGCCGCAGCCGGTGGATGGTGAGGCCGGGTGCGGGCGCAGGAAGGTGGGAGCGGGTGCCGGGCGGGGTCCGACGCCGCCTTCTGCCCTCTCCTCCCGGCAGGCGTGTTCGTGTACCCGCTGGCTGAGGCCGAAGTGGTATCGGGCTTCGAGGCCGAGGCGGCCGGACGGCGCGTCTCTTTCCAGCTGCAGAGTCGGCGCCGCTCGCAGGCCGCTTGCTGCCGCGCGCTGGGCCCGGGGTTGGGGACCTCCACGCCCCGCCGCTGCGCGCAGGGTGAGTCCCGGGCGCCTGCAGCCCGAGCTCCTGAATGCCAGCCGAAGCTCAGGTTCCTGCTCTTGCTCagtctcccacccctcccccaccttgcTCCAGccactgggtttttttttttttttttttttggttggttggttggttggttggtttttcattcattgattcatccCTTTATCCAACAGTCGTGGACTGGGCTCCTGATCTACTCCAAGTACTCGGGGAATGTGGCCCAGACCTGGCCCGAGATTTTCTGCTATGGAGATAGATACAGCAAGCAGCACAAAGCTTATTGGGGCATCACCAGCCTTTACTACCCAGGTGGTGATAGGATCTCAGGGTGTGGCAAAAGAAGCAACCGGCCCGCAGCTGACACCCCCCCCCCCTCCCCGCAGCCTCTCTTCTTTTAGGTTACACACCTCCTCTGCCAGGGCGGTGTGAACCAGTCAGCTCCTGGATCAAGTGCAAATTATCTGCACAGTAGCCCAGGTCCTTAttcacctcattctgttcctCTAGCCCCCATCTTACACTAGGTACCACAAGCACTGGCCTTACCAACAAGTCATTTTACACCTCACTGTTctatcttcccatcttctaatgAGCACATTTGTACTTATCCTTAAAGATCCACTCAAATATCACTCCTTAGGAAACCTGCCCTTACTTCACAAATAATTAATTACACTCTTCCCTTGCTCCCTAGCCTTTGTACCACCTCATTATAGCACTTATTAGGGGGAGTAATTGTCACAGGTTTGCGTGTCTTATCTCCCCCTTTGAAGAATTATCTCCTGAGCTTAGGACTGTGTTTGGGCCATCTCCAAGTCCCAGTATGTCACATAGAACCTGGCCCAAAGGGCCCAGTCAGCACTGCCAGAGAAGATAGGAGTCCAGCTCTGGGCTAGGCTCTGTGGCTTgcacttcattctttcctttattcattcatatattcattcactcCTGCTCATGGGATTTACCATCTGGATAAGTAGAGAGACAGAATCCAGTGGTATTGAGAGTTGGCATAAGCCCTGCAGATAGTTAAAGGCAAGAGTGAGCTCTGGGCCCAGGCCCCAGGAATGTTCCAGAAAGGTGGAGCCAGCATTTGACTGAAAGAAGGGTAGGACTTGGTGGAGTGGAGAGTAGGGACAATGGTATAAACAAAGGTTTGTAAGTAGGTTACACTGGGTAATGGTGATACAATGACTCAGGTTTGTAGTGATTTACAGTTTGCACTGATATCACCTTATTTGAATCTGAGAGAGGTATGTAATGTGCATTGTTCCCATCCCCCTTTTATGCATAATGAAAATGGTAGCAATGGCCACTTACTTGTATGTTGGGTGCTTTGCATACATTATCTCATATATTCCTCACCACAATCTTCGAGAGACAGTTTTATGGATGAAAACACCAAGGCTCCTAAGATGGTTGTCAGAGAATACAATTAGAAGTCACAGAGCTGAGACTCAAAAGCCAATGCTGCGCTCTCTCTACTGTACTAGGCCTCAGCTCCTGAATGGAAGTCCGCTTCCTTcttaactttcttctttccttttcttccatctttttcttctctttattcagCAAGTATTTCTCAAAAAGATGCATATTTATTATTGTGGGGAAGTGAGGTAAAGTAGGGCTATAAAGGTGGACGGGGGAAGACTGTGTAGGTGGTATACACGTCCAGCAGCAGTGGTGACTACCCAACTCCACAGTCCTCAAATGAACCCGAGAtctaaataaaacatgcaaaTGCAGTTTATGTCCTATAGTCTGATTTCAAGCAGATTGCTGTCTTTAAGCTCCTCCCAGGTGGAAACAATCTGGAGCCATTCTAGTGGGCATTGAGGAGTCCCTGATGGTTCATGAGCAGAGATTTGTGGGTCCTAGACCTAAGGGAAGTGCTGGTCCACAAGGGAGAATCCTTTAGAAATCCTTTAGAAAGACAGTATCCAAAGGTTGAATGGGAAGGAACAGGCAGGACAAGAGAGGCAGATGGTATAGTTCCCCCAGAACCTTGAAAATGGATATGCCTCCTTCTCATCAGTCCTTTAGCAGTGAGGTCACTGCTCCCTTGCATGATGACAGCCAGATCCCTCCATTCCCAACCTGCCTTTGCTACCACTGTTCATCTCATGTGTTCATCCTGCATCACTAGCGCATTAACACAGTGTCCTGTCAACCATACAAAGTCCCCTCTGCCCAGACTCCTGGACTCATTATTTCCCACTCCCTCCTCTATCTTCCCCCATTTCCTCTGCTTCCAGCCCCCTCTGATTCCTTTTCTCACTCATCATAGGTCATCTTGTCTTGGATCTGGCCCAGGCCCGGTCCACGCTGGTGCTGCCCACGGGCCTTATCGCTGCGGCTGGCACCATGACAGTGACCCTGTGCAGCAGCCGGGAGCTACCCTCCAGGCCTGATGGGGTACTGCATGTGGCTCTGCCCACTGTGCTCACCCCACTGGCCCCACCAGGCCCACCAGGGCCCCCCAGGCCTCCGGGGCTCTGTGACGACAGGTTGGGCCTATGGTGATTCTCTTCGTCCCTCCCTCGGCTTCTCTGGGTCTAGTGCGGGTGAGGGGGCCTCAGCAGGATGCTCTGGGGGATGGACAGGGTGAAAAAGGGAGGGGGCAGTCAGCCAGAGGGGCTGGGGCCCTTCATGGTGGCCAAGTGACCCTCCTCATGCTCCCTTCCAGCCCCACCAGCTGCTTCGGGGCAGGCAGCCCTGAGGAGGAAGGGCTGGCCTGGGAGGAGCCACCTGCCCCTCCAGACGTGTTTTCAGGCCCTGCCCGCTGTCCTGCCCCATATACCTTCTCCTTCGAGATGCTTGTGACTGGGCCATGCCTGCTGGCAGGTGGGTGCATCTGGTCTGACCTGACCCATCCCTCCCACTATAGCAGACTAGGAAATAATTCAAGCCTTAGGAATGGGTGGAACAGGACCAGGTGAGGGCAGTGAGCCAGAGGGGCTGGGGCCCTAAGGTTCAGGAACCTAAGCCTTAGGAACCTTCAGTCTGATGGTAGGAGCATCCCCTGGCTACTTATACCCAACCTAGTTTTATCAATGTAGCTTATTTATACCCTATGCCCAACAATGGCAAGAGAGATATTTACTATGGGACCAGTCCAAATGCTGAAGTGGATTTTCTTTGTGCAAGAGATGGAGAAGGATGCTAATTGGCTGGTGTACAATCCTTTCACCAGCCAGGAACAGACTGAGAACACATGTCCCAGCCCATGAAAATAGATTCTCCCCTGTCCATCAGACCCTACTGATCAGATTCTGAGAGCTGAGCCGGATCAGCCATAGTCCCAGCCCACAGCAACTATCATCAGAGAAGATGATATCATGCCCTTAATACTGGTTTGGGGTGAAGTGACCATCACTCCTCCCTGCCTTTCTGTCCTTCAGGCCTGGAGAGTCCCTCCCATGCCCTGCGAGCAGATGCCCCCCCTCATGCCAGCTCTGCAGCCACCATCTGTGTTACACTGGCAGAGGGTCACCCATGTGACCGGCCCTTGGAGATCCTGCTATACCCCAGTGGTGAGAGACTGGGACACACAGTGGGCTGGCCCTGACCTGCTTAGGAATAACCTAAGCAGTTTTCAAGTATAGATTTCTGGGCCCCAGGACAGATGGACTGAATCATCTCAGTGAGGGTGGACCCTGTGGTTCAGGGAGGCTGCACCTTCAGGGTACTCTTAAGACAAGAGGACTGGACAGTTGAGGTCCAGGGACAGAGACTTCCCTGACAGAATTGTATCCCCTCTTCTCAGAGCCCCATCAGCCACACTTAATGCTGGAGGCTGGCAGCCTGAGTGCATCAGAATATGAGGCCCGGATGAGGGCCCGTCGAGATTTCCAGAGGCTGCAGCGAAGGAACAGTGATGGGGACCGGCAGGTATGGCCTCTGGCCTTCATGCAAACTGTAAGAAAGCATGAAGAGCAGGCAAACAGGTGCAACTTGGGATGGGTTGGGGGCTCTTCTCTCAGCAAAACCTCGTAGTGGCTCACCTCAACCCATCATGGGATATATGAGTATCATCACAGGAGGACCCACCCACATAAGTCTCTCTGGGATATGTCTCAGAGGATGGAGGCTAGGTCTGACATAGGCAGAGTACAGCATCTGCCTCTTCCCACTACAAAAAGGTGTCCCCTCTAGGTGAATCACAAAAAGTTCTCAGAGCCAGGTCCCACTGGCCTACCCTGGACAGAGCTGCACTAAAACCTGGCCCAGGTTGACTTGGGGCTCCTATGCTTAGGTGTGGTTCCTGCAGCGACGTTTCCACAAGGACATCTTGCTGAACCCAGTGCTGGTGCTGAGTTTCTGCCCGGATCTGAGCTCGAGGCCAGGACACCTGGGCACGGCTACCAGGGAGCTTCTCTTTCTGTTGGATGGCAGCTGCGCAACACACAAGGCCCGTGGGGATTGTGGGACAGCCCTAGGCTTGGGCGGGGCAATGGTCTGAGGTGGGCTGCGGGCAGCCTCTCAAGCCAGGAGTTGCCTTGTTGCATAAAACACCAACTTCCAAAGAGGAACCAGACAGAAACTCCTCAAGAAGACAGAGCCCTTAAGAGTGAGCCTTTCTCAACTCCCCCTGTTCCCTCCCCCAATCTCTCTTTCTTATACACAAATATTTGTCTCTCCCATATTTTAAGAACTTCTCTCCTATATAGTCACACTCTGAAACCTAATCATAGAGACCCGAGTTACATATACCTCCAAAGTCCCATACACAAATGTGTCTCACACACATTCAAAGGCTGCCTCATACTCCCAGGGTCCCATGGTCTCACACACTCAGGCCTCTTCTAGGTGATTTCATTCAGCCCTCATTTTAATCATGGCCTAGAGAAGACAAGTATTTTGGAGTCCCTTGTTTTCTGCCAATGCCTGAGGGCCTGCCTCATGCTGCCCTCTTTGGTCCTCTCCAGGATGCCATTGTTTTGGCTGTGAAGTCCCTCCCAACTCAGACACTTGTCAACCTGGCCATGTTTGGGACCTCGGTGCAGCCACTTTTCCCAGAGAGCCGGTCTTGCAGTGATGTGAGTGTGGTCCAGGGATTTGGGGGCCTCTTGGAGATTTTTTAGCCCAACCCAGCCCAGCCTCGCCTTCTCTCTCCAGGACACTGTGCAGCTGATCTGTGAAAGCATTGAGACCCTGCAGGCTGGGAGTGGTCCCTCAGATATACTGGCTGCACTGGACTGGGCCCTGGGGCAGCCCCAGCAGAAGGCCCACCCTCGACAGCTGTTCCTGCTCACTGCTGTCTCACCCATGGCTGTCACTACTCACCAAACCCTGGAGCTTATGAGGTGGCACAGAGGGGCAGCCAGGTATGGAGTGGGCAGAGCAGATGCCTAAGATTGGTCCCTCCACCCAAAGCCTCACAGCTGCTTCCCTTCCCTGTCAGGTGCTTCTCCTTTGCGCTGGGGCCTGATTGCTGCCAGCTGCTCCAGGGTCTGTCTGCTCTCAGCAGGGGCCAGGCTTACTTCCTGAGGCCTGGAGAGAGGCTGCAGCCCATGGTGAGTTTGAGCCTGGATCCTGTTCTATATTTTTACAAATCCTCCCAAGTTACACATCAAATCTGAAGTAACTCGGTCAGACCATGGGGTCTCTTGGTATCCTCACCAAGTCTTCTCCTTACTCTAATCTTTCCTCTCCTTGAGGAGATGCCAGCCAGGAGAAGAACTATGTGTTGGTACTGCTGTGGGATGCTGTGGAAGACCAAAGATATAGGGGCACAGCATCTGACTATCCCCCAAATCTTAACTCAGCTTTGTTCTGTATATGAGCCTATCCTCATGAAGTCTTGCTTCATCTACGTGGCCAAGATCAGGCCAAGAGACAGATCAAGCCCCGAGGACTGAGCACCGGTTCCCCTTGCTTGCTTCTACCCATATTCCTTCTCCTGACCCCAGACTCACCCTGTTCCCTATCAGCCCAGGGTTAGACAGAGGGCAGCAGGGTTTGGGAAAGGCAGCCTTCCTGTCTGGCTGTAACACTCTTTTCTCTCTGATGTCCTCTCTCTGGTCCCTCCCCACAGCTGGTGCAGGCTCTGCGGAAGGCACTGGAGCCTGCTTTGAGTGACATTTCTGTGGACTGGTTTGTGCCCGATGCCGTGGAGGCTCTCCTGACTCCCCGGGAAATCCCAGCTCTCTACCCTGGGGACCAACTGCTGGGTTACTGCTCACTCTTCAGGGTGGATGGCTTCCGGCCCCACCCTCCAGTGGTAGGCCTGGGATTGGTGTGGTAGGTGGGCCTGGGTGGCCGAAGTCCCAGCATCTCTTCAaatcccttctttcctttcctgtacCTTTCTCTGTCAAACTCCCCTACTGTTCCACTGATCCCACTGGGACCTTCTTGCCCACTTCATGAGGACTTCCACTGAGCTATTCTGTAAATTGTTGTCCTTAGTTTTCACCAGAGGTCACTAAAACACACAGTCACCAAACGACTCCAGCATTTGCTGTGAGGTTTATGTCAAAACTTGCTCACTATCTGTGTCTGATAGAAAGCACTATtcaggggctgggatgtagctcagtggtagagtgcttgcctagcatgcatgaggtcctgggtttgagtcccagcaccacaacaataaataaaatgaaaaaataaataaaaatccaccATCTAAATGCTCAGTGACAGATGAGCTCAGCAGAGGTGTAGTCTCAAATCCCAACTCTGCCACTTGCTAGCCATTTGAtttaggcaagtcacttaacctctttgaGCCCATTCCTTCTTACGTAAATGTTTTTCATAGGTACAATGCCTTTAGCAGGATACTTGACACATAGTAGGAATGTGAGGAagagtagggtttttttttttaaaacacaaaagtatCTCTTGCTCCAGAGCTAAACATGCTTCCTCTATTTTTGATTATAAGAGTGGTGTAAAacagtttttattgttgttgttccagggattgaacccccaggggcacttaaccactgagccacatccccagccctttcttatttttattttttgacagggtttccactaagttgcttagggccttactaagttgctgaggttggctctgtactcgagatcttcctgcctcggcctcccaagtcgctgggattataggcatgagccaccataccAGCTACAGTTAGCTTTTTTGCCTGGCTGCTAGGAAGCTCAGGTCTAACCTAAAGTTCAACTCTGCAGCAGTTCTATTAACCCTTATGGTTAATGTGCTTCCTCCTTCCTTAGTACTGGGCTTTCAAATCTTGCTGTGAACCATCTTAACTTCCTCTTGGAAAGAGGTAGTATATAGctacaatcatttttttttcccctcaatgcTATTCTCCCTAGGGCCAAGAGCCTGGCTGGCACAGCTTGGGTGGTTCTGTGTTCCCATCCCCAGAGGAGGCACCATCTGTTGCCAGCCCTGGCACTGAGCCCACTGGCACCTCAGAGCCACTGGAAACAGGCACTGTGTCAGCAGAGCTGTCCAGCCCATGGGCTGCTGGGGACTCAGAGCAGAGTGAGTATCCTAGTGTATGTATGGCTGTGTTGGAGAGGGCAATGGGAGAGGTCAGGACTGGAGCCCATTCTCTTGCCTCCAGCAGGTACTGATGCTCTGACAGACCCAGTCACAGATCCTGGACCCAATCCATCCAATGACACAGCCATATGGCGCCGCATCTTCCAGTCCTCATACATCCGGGAACAGTATGTGCTCACCCACTGCTCTGCCAGTCCCGAACCAGGCCCCGGCTCCACAGGCAGCAGCGAGTCCCCAGGctcccaaggccctgggtccccTGAGGGCTGTTTTCCCCTGGATCCTCCTTCTCAGCAGGGCTGCCGCAGCCTGGCCTGGGGAGAACCTATAGGCTCCCGTTCCTGCCCCCTGCCTGCACCCCCACAGTCTCCATTCAAGGTGAGCTCCAGCCCACATTCAACCACCATGTATCCAGCAAACATTTACCACCTGCTGTGCATCAGACATTGTGCAATGTTTATTAAGTCTAGACAGATAGATGATTAAATTTATAATGATGACACCACGCAACAACCTGTGATGGCTATAGGGGCTCCAGGTCAGGATGGCTAATTCTGTCAGAGGAGTCAGGAAAGTAAAATCCATGTCTGGAAGAATAAGTAGAAGAAATTAACTAGGCAAAGAAGGGACATAAACAAAAGCAGATAAGCAACAGCTTTAAGTGGGAAATAGGGAGTAGAGAGATGACAAGGAGCATGTAGCCTACTACTATGTATGTATGATGGCCAGGGATTCTGCAGTCCTTGACCAGTGGCCCCACATCTCACATGCAGGCAGGAGCCTTGAGCGCTGAGGTGCTGG comes from the Sciurus carolinensis chromosome 9, mSciCar1.2, whole genome shotgun sequence genome and includes:
- the Vwa5b2 gene encoding von Willebrand factor A domain-containing protein 5B2 isoform X9, translating into MPGLYCPSSWTPLPLTDSWVRACANGPCLSLRARLTYRNPQPQPVDGVFVYPLAEAEVVSGFEAEAAGRRVSFQLQSRRRSQAACCRALGPGLGTSTPRRCAQGHLVLDLAQARSTLVLPTGLIAAAGTMTVTLCSSRELPSRPDGVLHVALPTVLTPLAPPGPPGPPRPPGLCDDSPTSCFGAGSPEEEGLAWEEPPAPPDVFSGPARCPAPYTFSFEMLVTGPCLLAGLESPSHALRADAPPHASSAATICVTLAEGHPCDRPLEILLYPSEPHQPHLMLEAGSLSASEYEARMRARRDFQRLQRRNSDGDRQVWFLQRRFHKDILLNPVLVLSFCPDLSSRPGHLGTATRELLFLLDGSCATHKDAIVLAVKSLPTQTLVNLAMFGTSVQPLFPESRSCSDDTVQLICESIETLQAGSGPSDILAALDWALGQPQQKAHPRQLFLLTAVSPMAVTTHQTLELMRWHRGAARCFSFALGPDCCQLLQGLSALSRGQAYFLRPGERLQPMLVQALRKALEPALSDISVDWFVPDAVEALLTPREIPALYPGDQLLGYCSLFRVDGFRPHPPVGQEPGWHSLGGSVFPSPEEAPSVASPGTEPTGTSEPLETGTVSAELSSPWAAGDSEQTGTDALTDPVTDPGPNPSNDTAIWRRIFQSSYIREQYVLTHCSASPEPGPGSTGSSESPGSQGPGSPEGCFPLDPPSQQGCRSLAWGEPIGSRSCPLPAPPQSPFKAGALSAEVLGRRHRVALAGRSLSSPPGRANPVPGRPRQPSLGAVPDGQGFESGQQLGQGLDDSGNLLSPAPMDWDMLMEPPFLFTAVPPNRQPTPPAVPLPPQAPRCHVVIRALCGEQPMCWEVGIGLETLWGPGDASQPPSVAVREAAWDQALHRLTAASVVRDNEQLALRGGAETTADRGHARRSWLRALQTSKVSSAPSCFTCPVAVDATTREVLPGVLQVRSSESAEPPGTYASQGNLDVTSLPTAAHPKGIAQMWGKGTWDLDQNDNSKSALGEPTTPTGGPHPLPHQPSSRLSLGRRRRLCSSKAGQANEGNSEGSDHDYLPLVRLQEAPGSFRLDAPFCAAVHIPQERLCRASPFAVHRASLSPTSASSPWALLGPGVGQGDSATASCSASPSSGSEGPGQVDSGRGSDTEASEGAEGLGGSDLRGRTWATAVALAWLEHRCAAAFSEWELTAAKADCWLRAQNLPDGLDLAALKAAARGLFLLLRHWDQNLQLHLLCYSPANV